The Chrysemys picta bellii isolate R12L10 chromosome 12, ASM1138683v2, whole genome shotgun sequence genome has a segment encoding these proteins:
- the CCDC137 gene encoding coiled-coil domain-containing protein 137: MGKQPPPPRGVRAAPGPSGRGARGQPRKGSQEKKKTNSKPKHLDEQEIPYRLRELMKSREEMKNPKSKKRRKAVSKRKPAAPDPAAQGDIPVPKFKRRKQESVSAYIQRMEQETQHVLFLTKNQLQREPETEEPAPEKSQKKKEFQNKRLEKMRKKREEKKAAMLEKALFQDPVQFGEVAMQPPALTVKPRKGVIKEKAGPRQLLLTALLAPGHVAPACKVAPMSLARQRIVEEERERVIQAYRNLKKRKQQQAPESCLAGDKQETPV, from the exons ATGGGCAaacagccgccgccgccgcgggGGGTCCGGGCGGCGCCGGGTCCTTCGGGCCGCGGTGCTCGGGGGCAGCCGCGCAAGGGCAG ccaagagaaaaagaaaaccaactCAAAGCCCAAACATCTTGATGAGCAGGAAATCCCCTATCGGCTCCGGGAGCTTATGAAGAGCAGAGAGGAGATGAAAAACCCCAAGAGCAAGAAGAGAAGGAAAGCAG TGAGCAAAAGGAAGCCTGCGGCCCCAGATCCTGCAGCCCAGGGTGATATTCCCGTGCCCAAGTTCAAGAGGCGGAAGCAAGAGTCGGTGTCGGCTTACATCCAGCGCATGGAGCAGGAGACCCAGCATGTCCTGTTCCTTACCAAAAACCAGCTGCAGCGCGAGCCTGAGACTGAGGAGCCGGCCCCAGAGAAGTCACAGAAGAAGAAGGA ATTTCAGAATAAACGACTGGAGAAAATGCGAAAGAAGCGAGAGGAGAAGAAAGCAGCGATGCTGGAGAAGGCCTTGTTCCAAG ATCCAGTCCAGTTTGGCGAGGTCGCCATGCAGCCGCCAGCGCTTACTGTGAAGCCCAGAAAGGGGGTAATCAAAGAGAAG GCTGGTCCGAGGCAGCTCCTGCTGACGGCTCTCCTGGCTCCTGGCCACGTGGCTCCTGCCTGCAAAGTTGCCCCCATGTCCCTCGCTCGCCAGCGCATCGTGGAGGAGGAGCGGGAGAGGGTCATCCAGGCCTACAGGAACCTAAAGAAACGCAAACAGCAGCAGGCGCCTGAGAGCTGCCTCGCGGGGGACAAGCAGGAGACGCCAGTCTGA
- the PDE6G gene encoding retinal rod rhodopsin-sensitive cGMP 3',5'-cyclic phosphodiesterase subunit gamma: MSLEPPKLEIKSATRVTGGPVTPRKGPPKFKQRQTRQFKSKPPKKGTQGFGDDIPGMEGLGTDITVICPWEAFSHLELHELAQYGII; encoded by the exons ATGAGCCTGGAGCCCCCAAAGCTGGAGATCAAGTCGGCCACCAGGGTGACTGGAGGGCCAGTCACCCCCAGGAAAGGGCCTCCCAAATTCAAGCAGAGGCAAACCAGGCAGTTCAAGAGCAAGCCCCCCAAGAAGGGGACCCAAGG GTTCGGTGATGACAtccctggcatggaggggctggGAACAG ACATCACCGTGATTTGCCCCTGGGAAGCTTTCAGTCACCTGGAACTCCACGAGCTGGCGCAGTACGGCATCATCTAG